One Coffea arabica cultivar ET-39 chromosome 5c, Coffea Arabica ET-39 HiFi, whole genome shotgun sequence DNA window includes the following coding sequences:
- the LOC140007271 gene encoding uncharacterized protein, whose product MAEDLAEILGKFALSSKELGGACLDREEVNLGVKECQLSLFGKFKGENIVNYMGVKSFVTAAWGYPKDLKVVELGPNFFQFLIHGEQERERILGGGPWMMDSQLLVMNRWFEGIEEDENAFNKALLWVQIWNLPVHWMSEEVGRKIGAVFSRVNEVIIPQTGSKEGRHIKLLVVADISQPLLRGTIVKVEGSTKWVSFKYERCPDFCYNCEIMGHCERNCKRLVLINRGHLENQYGTWIRAGNSRSSPQKEPLVKRGTSDKHHWRLHNRNWVEVVKQRQQDPSQSSHVPLADLAGSSSHATEM is encoded by the coding sequence ATGGCTGAGGATTTGGCTGAGATCCTAGGGAAGTTTGCGCTCTCAAGCAAGGAGCTAGGTGGGGCTTGCTTGGACAGAGAGGAAGTTAACCTAGGGGTGAAAGAATGCCAGCTGAGTCTCTTTGGGAAATTTAAAGGTGAGAATATAGTGAACTACATGGGTGTGAAGAGTTTTGTTACAGCAGCTTGGGGTTATCCAAAAGACCTCAAAGTGGTTGAACTAGGGCCTAACTTCTTTCAGTTCCTCATCCATGGGGAGCAAGAAAGGGAAAGGATCCTAGGGGGAGGACCATGGATGATGGATAGCCAGCTTCTAGTTATGAATAGGTGGTTTGAAGGTATCGAAGAGGATGAAAATGCTTTTAACAAGGCCCTTCTGTGGGTGCAAATTTGGAACCTCCCGGTCCACTGGATGTCCGAGGAGGTGGGTAGAAAAATTGGAGCTGTGTTTAGCCGAGTTAATGAGGTTATCATCCCCCAGACGGGTAGTAAAGAAGGAAGACATATTAAGCTACTAGTGGTGGCTGATATCTCTCAACCATTACTAAGGGGGACAATAGTCAAGGTGGAAGGTTCTACAAAATGGGTGAGTTTCAAGTACGAGAGGTGTCCAGATTTCTGCTACAACTGTGAAATTATGGGACATTGCGAGAGAAATTGCAAGAGATTGGTCCTTATAAATAGAGGGCACCTAGAAAATCAGTATGGTACGTGGATAAGAGCTGGGAATAGTAGAAGCTCACCCCAAAAAGAACCTCTGGTTAAGAGAGGGACCAGCGACAAACACCACTGGAGGCTACATAATAGGAACTGGGTGGAAGTAGTGAAACAAAGACAACAGGACCCAAGTCAGAGCAGCCATGTACCATTAGCAGATCTAGCAGGCTCATCAAGTCATGCAACAGAGATGTAG
- the LOC113689295 gene encoding uncharacterized protein, which translates to MSQENELTIAQLSLKMDAMWKEMQRRLDQRLETIHEQIDHLSSSRASSRKSKEKSALEESSDSNTDSDRETYRQRRPKRNTSAIGDAIKGIKMKIPPFQGKSDPATYLEWESRVELVFDCNDYTDAQKLRLAIVEFTDYAIVWWEQMATSRRRCGEPPITTWTELKRLMKKRFVPSHYHRDLYQKLQTLTQGQRSVEDYYKDMEISMLRADIQEDREATMARFLSGLRAEIADQLELQYYVEIDDMVDKAIKIEQRLKRRGSTTRNYSTNPHPSTRPFQPRREERSPNAWNSQKPKQDQGSSSRPPFAKSDSKVVSKPPFETSKPRSRDTKCWRCQGVGHIASQCPNPRAMLVLPNGDIVTDDEEEDYKDMPPLVEDAIEEDEIEEVPTQDKVGLVARRALATQASKDELQRDNIFYTRCHVTNKVCSLVIDPGSCTNVASALMVEKLNLPTSEHPRPYKLQWLNNNGEVRVLKQVLVTFRIGRYEDDVMCDVVPMQAAHILLGRPWQFDKRVTFDGFLNKYSFMHHCKKITLAPLTPQQVHEDQVSLQKEYDLHTTAKKDNTKAKKLVLADPSSSKLDPSHSAFEPTRERKSSMLAKVKDVRKALHSNQEYQDVFPEDIPTGLPPLRGIEHQIDFIPGSSLPNKAPYRTNPEETKEQQRQVEELLGKGWIQESLSPCAVPVLLVPKKDGGWRMCTDCRAINAITGIHVDQEKVKAINNWPTPTNVSEVRSFHGLASFYRCFVKDFSTITAPLTSIVKKNVQFHWGEDQAKSFQLLKYKLTHAPVLSLPNFDKAFKVECDASGIGIGVVLLQEGRPVAYFSEKLNGAALNYSTYDKELMALVRALQTWQHYLRPREFVLHTDHESLKHIKSQDKLSKRHARWITFIDSFTFVIRYKAGKTNVVADALSRRHTLITTLDAKLLGFEFLKEFYATDSDFGEIFNSLPRHSREHYFISQGFLYYKDKLCIPKSSMRTLLVREAHGGGLMGHFDIAKTLMILQEHFFWPRMRSDMERHIERCVTCHQAKSKVHPYGLYTPLPIPHAPWVDLSMDFVLGLPRTRKGHDSIYVVVDRFSKMAHFIPCLKTDDAKHVVDLFFREIVRLHGMPRTIVSDRDAKFLSYF; encoded by the exons ATGTCTCAGGAAAATGAACTTACCATTGCTCAGTTATCACttaaaatggatgctatgtggaaAGAAATGCAAAGGAGACTGGACCAGCGACTGGAAACGATCCATGAGCAGATTGATCACCTAAGTTCATCTAGGGCTTCATCTAGGAAATCTAAAGAAAAATCCGCCCTGGAGGAATCTAGTGACTCCAACACCGATTCGGACCGTGAGACCTACAGGCAAAGGAGACCGAAGAGAAACACAAGCGCAATTGGTGATGCAATCAAAGGGATTAAGATGAAGATTCCTCCATTCCAAGGCAAATCCGATCCGGCTACATACCTTGAATGGGAGAGTCGGGTAGAACTCGTATTCGATTGTAATGACTACACCGATGCACAGAAATTGAGACTTGCCATAGTAGAGTTCACCGACTATGCCATTGTTTGGTGGGAACAAATGGCTACCAGCAGGAGAAGGTGTGGCGAACCACCTATCACCACTTGGACTGAGCTCAAGCGACTTATGAAGAAGCGATTTGTACCAAGTCACTACCATAGAGACTTGTACCAAAAACTTCAAACCTTGACACAAGGTCAACGCTCAGttgaggactactacaaggacATGGAAATCTCCATGTTAAGAGCTGATATTCAAGAAGATCGAGAGGCTACAATGGCAAGATTTCTCAGTGGTCTAAGGGCTGAAATAGCCGACCAACTTGAGCTTCAATACTATGTGGAGATAGATGATATGGTGGACAAGGCTATCAAAATTGAGCAGAGACTCAAGCGGAGGGGATCCACCACCAGAAATTATAGCACTAATCCACATCCATCTACTCGACCATTCCAGCCCAGGAGGGAGGAGCGAAGCCCAAACGCTTGGAATTCCCAAAAGCCAAAACAAGACCAAGGGTCAAGCTCACGGCCACCTTTTGCCAAATCCGACTCCAAGGTTGTTTCCAAGCCACCATTCGAAACTTCAAAACCTAGGAGTCGTGACACCAAATGTTGGAGGTGTCAAGGAGTTGGGCATATTGCAAGCCAATGTCCAAACCCACGGGCCATGCTTGTCCTACCAAATGGAGACATTGTCActgatgatgaggaggaggattaCAAAGACATGCCTCCCCTGGTTGAAGATGCGATAGAGGAAGATGAGATAGAGGAAGTTCCAACTCAAGACAAGGTTGGATTGGTAGCAAGAAGGGCACTAGCTACTCAAGCTAGTAAGGATGAGCTTCAACGTGACAACATCTTCTACACTAGGTGCCATGTGACCAATAAGGTATGCAGTTTGGTGATTGACCCCGGAAGTTGCACTAATGTTGCTAGTGCATTGATGGTGGAAAAACTAAACTTGCCAACTAGTGAACACCCCCGTCCCTACAAGCTTCAGTGGTTAAACAACAATGGAGAGGTACGTGTTCTTAAACAAGTTTTGGTTACTTTTCGCATTGGTAGGTATGAAGATGATGTTATGTGTGATGTAGTACCAATGCAAGCTGCACATATACTCTTAGGGcgtccttggcaatttgacaaaagagtcacttttgatggtttcTTGAACAAATACTCTTTCATGCATCATTGTAAAAAGATTACACTTGCACCTCTTACACCtcaacaagtgcatgaggaTCAAGTTAGTCTCCAAAAAGAGTATGACTTACATACTACCGCCAAGAAGGACAACACCAAAGCCAAGAAATTGGTATTGGCCGATCCTTCTTCAAGCAAGTTGGACCCCTCTCATTCGGCCTTTGAGCCCACACGGGAGAGAAAATCCAGCATGCTTGCCAAGGTAAAAGATGTGAGAAAGGCCTTGCACTCTAAccag gagtaTCAAGATGTCTTTCCTGAGGATATACCTACTGGTTTGCCTCCATTAaggggaattgaacatcaaattgatttcatccCTGGATCTTCCCTTCCAAACAAGGCACCATATAGGACCAATCCTGAGGAAACCAAGGAGCAACAACGACAAGTGGAGGAGTTGCTTGgtaaaggttggattcaagagaGTCTAAGCCCTTGTGCTGTACCAGTTCTACTTGTTCCAAAGAAGGATGGAGgatggcgcatgtgcactgattgTAGGGCAATTAATGCCATAACG GGAATTCATGTTGATCAAGAAAAGGTGAAGGCTATTAATAATTGGCCAACTCCTACCAATGTAAGTGAGGTGAGAAGTTTCCATGGCTTGGCAAGCTTTTATAGGTGTTTTGTCAAGGATTTTAGCACAATTACTGCCCCACTTACGTCCATTGTCAAGAAAAATGTGCAATTTCATTGGGGCGAAGACCAAGCTAAGTCCTTCCAATTACTTAAATAcaagctcacacatgcacctgttcttagtttacctaattttgacaAAGCTTTTAAAGtagagtgtgatgcttctggtatagGTATTGGAGTTGTTCTACTCCAAGAGGGTCGCCCGGTTGCCTACTTTAGCGAGAAGTTGAATGGAGCTGCTCTCAACTACTCAACCTATGATAAGGAACTAATGGCCTTGGTACGGGCTCTCCAAACATGGCAACATTACCTACGCCCTCGTGAGTTTGTCTTGCACACCGACCATGAGTCGCTCAAGCATATCAAATCCCAAGATAAGTTGAGTAAGCGACATGCACGATGGATTACATTCATTGACAGTTTTACCTTTGTGATCAGATACAAGGCAGGTAagacgaatgtagtggctgatgcactcTCGAGAAGGCATACCCTTATCACTACattagatgctaagttgcttgggTTTGAATTCCTTAAAGAATTTTATGCAACTGACTCCgattttggtgagatttttAACTCTTTGCCACGACACTCTCGTGAGCATTATTTCATCTCTCAGGGGTTCTTATACTACAAAGACAAGCTTTGCATTCCCAAGAGCTCCATGCGCACGCTTCTAGTACGGGAAGCTCATGGAGGTGGTTTAATGGGGCATTTTGACATTGCCAAGACCTTGATGATTCTCCAAGAGCATTTCTTCTGGCCCCGCATGAGGAGTGACATGGAAAGGCACATTGAAAGGTGTGTGACTTGTCACCAAGCGAAATCAAAGGTACACCCTTATGGTCTCTATACACCTTTGCCTATTCCACATGCACCATGGGTTGATCTGTCgatggattttgtgcttggtcTCCCTAGGACTAGAAAAGGACATGATTCAATTTATGTGGTAGTTGACCGCTTCTCCAAAATGGcccattttattccttgtctCAAAACAGATGATGCTAAGCATGTTGTAGATTTATTCTTTCGTGAGATAGTTAGATTACATGGCATGCCTCGCACTATTGTTTCTGATAGGGACGCCAAATTCCTTagctatttttga